In Halorussus limi, a genomic segment contains:
- a CDS encoding alkaline phosphatase family protein: protein MADRPQTNMETLLVGLDAGCRPVLDPLFEAGALPNLASVFESGAAGPLESQIPPWTPSAWPSLYTGVNPGKHGVFGFLTFDGYEWDVVNATHVRERTLWELLDYHGKSSVVVNAPVTHPPDEIDGAIVPGYTAPENPDCHPDGLLDEIREEIGEYRVYAPRDADGKEKVEWYERLVGMRGSAFRYLADRFDPDFGFVQFQQTDTVFHEFPGDHGKVRAVYEAVDRQLGTILEECDPDTVVVASDHGMGEYAGHEFRPNEYLRERGLVETTTEGEGMPTWSTIADNQLQDGKQGRDEADDGTGLLERAVAGLAGVGLTSQRVYNALDAVGLAEFAARRVPTEVARAGSEQVDFPASKAYMRDRIELGVRVNLAGREPEGVVPEREYDRLCDDLVDALSEVTTPDGNPVFERVARREEVFSGPYVEEAPDVITVPREYDEFLSTRVGDGEFGPPSEPYNHKRDGIVAISGDGATPSADLSGAHLFDVAPTVLATMGLPAGDRMDGSVLPAVGSAGIESYPAFDAGEQEATDDDEVEARLADLGYLE, encoded by the coding sequence ATGGCTGACCGCCCGCAGACGAACATGGAGACTCTCCTCGTCGGGTTGGACGCGGGGTGTCGGCCGGTCCTCGACCCGCTGTTCGAGGCCGGCGCGCTCCCCAATCTGGCGTCGGTCTTCGAGTCGGGGGCGGCCGGGCCGCTGGAGTCTCAGATTCCGCCGTGGACCCCGAGCGCGTGGCCCTCGCTGTACACCGGCGTCAACCCCGGGAAACACGGCGTGTTCGGGTTCCTCACGTTCGACGGCTACGAGTGGGACGTGGTGAACGCGACTCACGTCCGCGAGCGGACCCTCTGGGAACTGCTGGACTACCACGGCAAGTCGAGCGTCGTGGTCAACGCCCCGGTCACGCACCCGCCCGACGAAATCGACGGCGCGATAGTGCCGGGTTACACCGCGCCCGAGAACCCCGACTGTCACCCCGACGGACTGCTGGACGAGATACGCGAGGAAATCGGCGAGTACCGGGTGTACGCGCCCCGCGACGCCGACGGTAAGGAGAAGGTCGAGTGGTACGAGCGACTGGTCGGGATGCGGGGGTCGGCGTTTCGCTACCTCGCCGACCGGTTCGACCCGGACTTCGGGTTCGTCCAGTTCCAGCAGACCGATACCGTCTTCCACGAGTTCCCCGGCGACCACGGCAAGGTCCGGGCCGTCTACGAGGCGGTGGACCGACAGCTCGGCACGATTCTCGAGGAGTGCGACCCCGACACCGTCGTCGTCGCCAGCGACCACGGGATGGGAGAGTACGCGGGCCACGAGTTCCGGCCCAACGAGTACCTCCGCGAGCGGGGACTGGTCGAGACGACCACCGAGGGCGAGGGGATGCCGACGTGGTCGACCATCGCCGACAATCAGCTACAGGACGGCAAGCAGGGGAGAGACGAGGCCGACGACGGGACGGGTCTCCTCGAACGGGCCGTGGCCGGACTCGCCGGTGTCGGTCTCACAAGCCAGCGCGTCTACAACGCGCTCGACGCGGTGGGACTGGCGGAGTTCGCGGCCCGACGCGTCCCGACCGAAGTGGCCCGCGCGGGGTCCGAACAGGTCGATTTCCCGGCCTCGAAGGCGTACATGCGCGACCGAATCGAACTCGGCGTCCGGGTCAACCTCGCGGGACGGGAACCCGAGGGCGTCGTTCCGGAACGCGAGTACGACCGGCTCTGCGACGACCTCGTGGACGCGCTGTCGGAGGTGACGACGCCCGACGGGAACCCCGTGTTCGAGCGCGTGGCCCGCCGCGAGGAGGTGTTCTCGGGGCCCTACGTCGAGGAAGCGCCCGACGTAATCACGGTCCCTCGGGAGTACGACGAGTTCCTCTCGACCCGCGTGGGCGACGGGGAGTTCGGTCCGCCCAGCGAACCCTACAACCACAAGCGGGACGGTATCGTGGCGATTTCCGGCGACGGAGCGACCCCGAGCGCCGACCTCTCGGGCGCACACCTCTTCGACGTGGCCCCGACGGTGCTGGCGACGATGGGGCTTCCGGCGGGCGACCGCATGGACGGGTCGGTCCTCCCTGCGGTCGGGTCGGCCGGCATCGAGTCGTACCCCGCGTTCGACGCGGGCGAACAGGAAGCGACGGACGACGACGAAGTCGAAGCGAGACTCGCGGACCTCGGATATCTCGAATAA